The Humulus lupulus chromosome 3, drHumLupu1.1, whole genome shotgun sequence genome window below encodes:
- the LOC133822350 gene encoding geraniol 8-hydroxylase-like — MEIHIYELLSYFAYLCLILWVTIQAFTFLFSRTTNNKNKRLPPGPKPYPIIGNLFDLDDKPHKSLAKLSHIHGPIMCLKLGRITTVVVSSSAMAKQVLQTHDQVFSNRTIPDSLRACDHHKHGLPWIPVSPSWRNLRKICNNHLFSGKALDANQNLRHQKVKELLAGVRTMAEAGEAVAIGIAAFKTSLNLLSTTFFSVDWENLPASDMGGIDLRETVWSIMEAAGKPNLADYFPVLQMVDPLGIRRDMTVHFQKMIDLFNGVIGQSLKLREVINSPQKEESNMLDILLNHMENKENRENQLLSKTTIEHLLLDLFAAGTDTTSSTLEWSMTELLKNPEAMSKAQAELNQVIGKGNQVKESDIGRLPYLQAIIKEAFRLHPAIPLLLPRRAETDVEVCGYVVPKGAQVMVNAWAVSRDPKVWENPNEFIPERFLDSNVDVKGRHFEITPFGAGRRICPGLPLAVRMVHLMLGSLINSFDWKLEDGVEPETLSMDDKFGITLQKAKPLTAFATPRH, encoded by the exons ATGGAGATCCATATTTATGAACTCTTGAGTTATTTTGCCTATCTATGTCTCATCCTTTGGGTAACAATACAAGCGTTCACCTTCTTATTTTCAAGAACAaccaacaacaaaaataaaaggctTCCACCAGGGCCAAAACCCTATCCCATAATCGGAAACCTTTTTGACCTCGAcgacaagccccacaaatctctAGCCAAGCTTTCCCATATTCATGGCCCAATCATGTGTTTGAAGCTCGGCCGAATAACCACAGTTGTGGTTTCCTCATCAGCCATGGCCAAACAAGTCCTCCAAACCCACGACCAGGTCTTCTCCAACCGAACCATCCCGGACTCACTCCGAGCCTGCGACCACCACAAGCACGGCTTGCCATGGATTCCGGTATCTCCTAGCTGGAGAAACCTTAGAAAAATATGTAACAACCACTTGTTCTCGGGTAAAGCTCTTGACGCCAACCAGAATCTAAGGCACCAGAAGGTGAAAGAACTCTTGGCTGGTGTCCGTACAATGGCAGAAGCAGGAGAGGCAGTGGCTATCGGCATAGCTGCTTTTAAAACTTCTCTAAACTTGTTATCGACCACTTTTTTCTCCGTCGACTGGGAGAATCTCCCCGCTTCTGACATGGGAGGCATAGATCTCAGGGAGACCGTTTGGAGTATCATGGAGGCTGCTGGTAAGCCTAACTTGGCTGACTATTTTCCGGTTCTTCAGATGGTTGATCCTCTCGGCATAAGGAGAGACATGACCGTTCATTTTCAGAAGATGATTGATCTGTTCAACGGAGTGATCGGTCAAAGTCTGAAACTCAGAGAAGTGATTAATAGTCCTCAGAAAGAAGAAAGTAATATGTTGGATATTCTTCTCAATCACATGGAGAATAAAGAGAACAGAGAAAATCAGCTTCTCAGCAAAACCACCATTGAACATCTCTTACTG GATCTATTTGCAGCGGGCACTGATACGACTTCGTCGACATTAGAGTGGTCAATGACTGAGCTACTCAAGAACCCAGAAGCCATGTCCAAAGCCCAAGCAGAGCTAAACCAAGTCATTGGGAAGGGAAACCAAGTGAAAGAATCAGACATAGGAAGGCTCCCTTACTTACAAGCCATTATCAAAGAAGCCTTTCGTCTGCACCCGGCGATTCCGTTACTGCTTCCCCGTAGAGCCGAAACCGACGTTGAAGTCTGCGGTTACGTGGTTCCGAAAGGAGCACAAGTTATGGTCAACGCATGGGCTGTTTCCAGAGACCCCAAAGTCTGGGAAAATCCTAATGAGTTCATTCCAGAGAGGTTTTTGGATTCGAATGTTGATGTCAAAGGTCGACATTTTGAGATCACTCCCTTTGGCGCCGGACGGAGAATATGTCCGGGGTTGCCATTGGCCGTTCGAATGGTTCACTTGATGTTAGGTTCGTTAATCAACTCCTTTGATTGGAAGTTAGAAGATGGAGTTGAACCAGAAACTTTGAGCATGGATGACAAGTTTGGCATTACTTTACAGAAGGCTAAGCCTTTGACAGCTTTCGCCACGCCACGCCACTAA